TATTCTCCTACTCTGTTTCCTTCATTACCATTGATGATGACACCTTCCGGCAACGTATCTTTATTTGGGTCATAATACACCCCATCAGTCTCGCTATATCCACCCATCTGTGCACCACAAGACATTAACAACAATCCACTTGCAACGGCTAAAATACCTTTCGATTTTAGCATTCCAAGTAAATTTTTATGTATATTTCTTTTCATGATAATGTAAAAATTTTTAATTTAAATTATATTTGCATTCTGTACCAAAAATATACCAACTTATTGGTAACAAAAATCTATCAAAAATAGATCTTTATTTTTAGATTACATAATTTTAGAAAAGTTAAAATATTAAAAAAAAATTAATGGCAAAATTAACTTCAAGAAGCGAAGATTACAGCAAATGGTATAATGAATTGGTTGTGAAAGCTGATTTGGCTGAAAACTCAGGCGTGAGAGGCTCTATGGTTATAAAACCATACGGATATGCAATCTGGGAAAAAATGCGTGATGAGATGGACAAAAAGTTCAAAGAAACAGGTCACGTTAATGCTTACTTCCCGCTTTTTGTGCCCAAAAGCTTGTTTGAAGCTGAAGAAAAAAACGCTGAAGGTTTTGCTAAAGAATGTGCTGTAGTAACGCATTACAGACTAAAAAACGATCCAGATAATCCAGGGAAATTAATTGTTGACCCGGAAGCTAAATTAGAAGAAGAGCTTATCGTAAGACCAACTTCTGAAGCAATCATTTGGAATACTTATAAAGGCTGGATTCAGTCATACAGAGATTTACCAATTCTTATCAACCAATGGGCAAATGTTGTGCGTTGGGAAATGAGAACCCGTCTATTCTTAAGAACTTCAGAGTTTTTGTGGCAGGAAGGCCACACCGCTCATGCTACCAAAGACGAAGCGGTAGAAGAAGCAGAAAAAATGAACAAAGTATATGCAGATTTTGCAGAAAACTTTATGGCAATGCCTGTTGTACAAGGTTTAAAAACACCTTCAGAGAGATTTGCTGGTGCCGATGAAACGTATTGTATTGAAGCATTAATGCAGGATGGAAAAGCGCTTCAGGCAGGAACTTCTCACTTCCTTGGACAGAATTTTGCAAAAGCATTCGACGTAAAATTCACTAACAAAGAAGGAAAAATAGAACACGCTTGGGCAACTTCTTGGGGAACTTCTACCCGTTTAATGGGTGCTTTAATTATGACACACTCTGATGATCTTGGATTAGTACTTCCTCCGACTTTAGCACCGATCCAAGTGGTAATTGTTCCTATCTTTAAAGGAGAAGAGCAACTAAATCAGATTAGTGAGGTAGCTTTAGAAATTCAAAATAAATTAAAACTGAAAGGTATCTCAGTTAAATTTGATAATGATACTCAAAACAAACCAGGCTGGAAATTTGCAGAATACGAATTGAAAGGTGTTCCGTTGAGAATTGCAATGGGGCCTAGAGATTTAGAAAACAAATCTGTAGAAATCGCAAGAAGAGATAATCTTACGAAAGAAACGCGTCCATTGGAAGGTTTAGATTCTTATATCGAAGATTTATTGAAAACCATTCAGCAGGATATGTATACTAAAGCTTATGAGTTTAGAAAAAACAATTTCACAAAAGTAGATTCTTATGATGAGTTTAAAAAAGTTTTAGAAGAAAAGCCAGGATTCATCTACGCACATTGGGACGGAACTGTTGAAGAAGAAGAGCAGATTAAAGAAGAAACCAAAGCAACCATTAGATGTATTCCTTTAGATGATGATATTGAAGAAGGTGTTTCTCTGATCTCTGGGAAACCATCAAAAAGAAGAGTTTTATTTGCGAAAGCTTACTAAAAAATTAACATAATAATTATTAAATCTGCAAAAATTTTAAGAATTTTTGCAGATTTTTTTTTAAAACCTATGATTTGGATAGATTTTTGATTAAATTTATCTCACATTAACTTCAAAATAAATTAATATGTCATTAAACATCATTGATCTTATCAAAGGGCAGCTAGGTTCTGCACTTATTTCTCAGGCTGCATCGCAACTTGGAGAAAGTGAAGCCGGGATTTCTAAAGCCGTTTCGGGTTTACTTCCGGTGATTGTAGGCGGATTAGCCAACAATTCTGACAATCCTGCAGTATTGGATTCTGTTTCCAATGCTTCTTCGCAAGGTGTTTTGGGGAATTTATTAGACACCGCGTCTAACAATTCTATGATTTCTGGACTATTGTCATCAATTTTCGGTGATAAACTTAGTGGAATTATCAATACCATTGCAACCTATGCCGGAATCAGCAACAATTCTTCATCTTCGTTATTAAATTTAGTAACCGGTGCAACAGTAGGTTCTGTAGGAAAATATGCTGCAGAAAATAATCTAGACAAATCTGGCATTTCATCATTATTAAATGATCAGAAAGGAGTTGTTTCTACACTTTTACCAGCCGGACTTTCGTTAGCATCTTTAAATGTTGGTGATTGGGCAAAAGGTTATAAGTTTGACAATGATAACGACACTATTGCATCAACTCCACACGAAGAACCGAAAGTAGAAGTTACCAGAAGCGTTTCAGATGGCGGTACTTTCCCAAACAACCCGACTCCTTCCGAAGGCGGATCTATCTGGAAATGGCTTCTTCCATTGTTACTTTTAATTGCAGCATCCTACTTTTTATGGAAGCAATGCAATAAAAAAGAAACTACGACTACAACAACTGTTTCAGGTGACAGCTTAAATACTGTAAATGATACGATGTCGACACAAAACGATACAACTACAATGACGACCGCCAAAGTTGATGAAGATATCGATTTAAACGGAATGGCATTGAAAGGTTACAAAGGCGGACTGGAAGATCAAATGATTACCTTCTTAAAATCTGATGGCTACAAAAATGCAGCAAACGATGAAGCTTTAAAAGATAAATGGTATGATTTTGATCATGTAAATTTCAAAATTGGAAGTGCTAATGCTTTAGAAGCTGGTTCTGAAGGACAATTACAAAATTTAGTAGCGATTCTAAAAGCATATCCCGATGCAAAAATAAAAATTGGCGGTTATACCGATAAAACCGGAGATGAAGCTAAGAACAAAAAGCTTTCTTCAGACAGAGCTCATTTCATTAAAGATTGGTTAGGAAAACAAGGTGTAGGAGCACAGGTTATTGCTGCCGATGGATACGGAAGTGAATTTGCTAAAGTTGATGCATCAGCTTCAAACGAAGAAAGAGCAGTTGACAGAAAAATGTCTGTCAGATTTGCAAAATAATTTCTTTTTAAAATATAAAATGAATCCCGAAAGTTTTTTTTCGGGATTTTTTATGAGAACTTTATGTTCATTTCATTTATTTAATTAAATTTGTTAGTCATTTCTAACAATGACTGAATTCAATATGAAAAACGCTTGGCGAAAAGATAAAACATCCCATTCATTACCAGAGGTATTCTCTTCTATTTCTATTCCTAAAAAATCAGGGTTTTGGAGGAAATATCTTGCCTTTGCAGGTCCTGGATTGATGGTTGCAGTAGGTTATATGGATCCGGGAAACTGGGCAACCGATATTGCAGGTGGATCACAGTTTGGATACACTCTACTTTCTGTAATTCTTATTTCTAATATTTTCGCAATGATTTTGCAGCATTTGTCGGTAAAACTAGGAGTTGTGGCCGAAAGAGATTTAGCGCAGGCTTGTAGAGATCATTTTAAACCGACCACCAATTTCATTCTTTGGGTATTTTGTGAAATTGCCATTGCCGCCTGTGATTTAGCTGAAGTTATCGGTTCTGCAATTGCCTTAAATTTATTATTTGGAATTCCACTGACTTGGGGAATTGTGATTACCACGATTGATGTATTAATTATTTTACTGCTTCAGGCAAAAGGTTTCCGTTGGATAGAAAGTATTGTTGCGGGTTTAATGTTTATTATTCTGGTTTGTTTCGGGTATGAAATTATTATTTCGAAACCTGAAATAAATGCGATTTTAGGAGGATTAATTCCACAAAAAGAAATCATCACCAATCCGGCAATGCTATACATTGGAATAGGAATTTTGGGTGCGACCGTAATGCCCCACAACTTGTATTTACACAGCAGCATTGTACAAACCCGTGATTACACAAGAGACAGGGAAGGAAAAAAAGAGGCCATAAAATTTGCAACTTTAGACAGTACAGTTTCTTTACTACTCGCTTTTTTCATAAACGCAGCCATTTTAATTCTAGCAGCTGCAACTTTTCATACTACAGGAAATGAACATGTTGCCGATATTCATGATGCCTATAAAATGTTGACTCCAATTTTAGGAGCTTCTATGGCAAGTATCGCTTTTGCAATTGCTCTTTTAGCTTCCGGACAAAATTCAACATTAACCGGAACTCTTGCGGGACAAATTGTAATGGAAGGATTTTTAAATATCAGATTAAAACCTTGGTTGAGAAGATTAATTACCCGATTGATCGCGGTAATTCCAGCATTAATTGTAACCATTATTTATGGAGAGCACGGAACGACAGATCTTTTGGTTTTAAGCCAGGTTATTTTGTCGATGCAGCTAAGTTTTGCAGTGGTTCCTTTGGTCATTTTCACCAATGATAAAGCAAAAATGGGCGAATTTGTCAATAAACCATTCTTAAAAATCTGTGTCTGGTTTATTTCTGTCGTTATCATTATTTTAAATCTTTATCTTTTGTACCAAACATTTTTCGGAGAATAATTACTAATTTTTTAGGAATTGTTCGACTCTCGTCGATTGTTTTTGAAGCTGTTCCCGCTTTCCGCACTCGCTGTTTTTTTGTTTTTGGCTGCGGCGGCAAAGCCGCCGCAGCCAAAAACAAAAAAACGAGCTCAAACAATTGCTGTAATCGGGGCTAGGAAATAGGGTTGTAAACAATTAAATACAGCATTTAAATCATAGAATTATTTTAAAACTCACTTTATTTAACCACCCCGACAAAAATTTCAAAGAAATTTTCGCCACCCCTCCACAGGAGGGGAATTAACAGACCAGCATTAGAACTAAAAAAACAATATTCAATAATCAACCATTCACTAATAACTAATAACTAATAACCAACAACTATCAACTATCAACCACCAACTAAACTCTGCCTAAATGTCATTCTTTTTTCTTTGGCAGAATGTTTGTGAAACAACAATGTAAAAAGTTATTGAAATATGGAAAATCAGGATATCAACGAAGAAAATATCAATAATCAGGAAGAAAATATCACACAGACTGAAGAAACAGTTGAGGAAAATGTGACAGAAATGCCTACCGCAGAAGAACTTTTGGCAGTAGAAAAAGACCGTTACATCAGACTGTACGCTGAGTTTGAAAACTATAAAAAAAGAACATCAAAAGAGAAAATGGAATTTTTCACTTACGCCAACCAAGAAATGATGGTTTCTATGTTGGGTATTTTGGATGATTTTGAAAGAGCTTTAAAAGAAATTGCCAAAAATGGTAATGAGGCAGATCTTCAGGGTGTTGAATTGATTTACAACAAGTTTAAAAACAAGCTTACCGAAAAAGGTTTAAAGGTAATGGAAGTAAGAGCCGGAGACAGCTTTAATGTAGACTTCCATGAGGCAATTACTCAAATCCCTGCGCCTTCTGAAGATTTGAAAGGGAAAATTGTAGACGTTATCGAAACAGGATATACTTTAGGAGATAAAGTGATTCGTTTTGCAAAAGTTGTAACAGGAAACTAAAATTCATTAATGATAAATGATGAGTGGTAATTGATTTAAATTTTCACTTAAAATTTAAATATCAACTATCATTTATCAATCATCAATTATAATATATCATGTCAAAAAGAGATTATTACGAGGTTCTTGAGGTCAGCAAATCTGCGAGTGCCGACGAAATAAAGAAAGCATACCGAAAAATGGCCATTAAATATCACCCAGATAAAAATCCCGGTGATAAAGATGCTGAAGATAAATTTAAAGAAGCTGCAGAAGCTTACGAAGTTTTAAGCGACGATAACAAAAAAGCTCGCTATGACCAATACGGACACGCCGGAGTAGGTGGTGCCGGTGGTTTTGGCGGTGGCGGCTTCGGTGGCGGTATGAACATGGAAGATATTTTCAGCCAGTTTGGAGATATTTTTGGTGGCGGCGGTTTCGGAGGATTTGGTGGCGGCGGTGGTCGTCAACAGGTGAAAGGTTCTAATTTAAGAATCAGAATCAAGCTGAATCTTGAAGAGATGGTGAACGGAACCCAAAAAACTCTTAAAGTAAAAAAAATGAAGATGGCAGAAGGAGCCACTTCAAAAACTTGTCCTACATGTAACGGAGCCGGAGTTCAGATGAAGGTGATGAATACGATGTTCGGACAGATGCAAACACAAACTACTTGTGGAACTTGTCAGGGAATCGGTAAAGTTGCCGATAAAATTCCTGCAGGAGCCAATGCACAAGGCTTAATAAAAGATGAAGAAGAAATTACCATCAACATTCCTGCAGGTGCAAGAGACGGCATCCAATTGAATGTAAGAGGAAAAGGAAATGATGCGCCATTTGGCGGTATTCCTGGAGATCTTTTGGTGATTGTAGAAGAGGAAGTAGACAACACGATCAAAAGAGAAGGTGATAATCTTCACCAGGAATTATATGTTTCTTTTGCTGAAGCGGCTTTGGGAACTAAAAAAGAAATTCCTACCGTTGGTGGAAAAGTAAAAATTACCGTTGATCCTGGAACACAATCTGGAAAAATCTTAAGATTAGCTGGAAAAGGTTTACCGAGTATCGACAGTTATGGTAAAGGAGATATGTTTATTCACATTAATGTCTGGACACCACAAAAATTGACCAAAGACCAAAAAGACTTTTTCGAGAAACAGATGAGCAGCGGAGAAATGGTAGCAGAACCGTCTGGAAAAGAAAAAACTTTCTTCGATAAAGTAAAAGATTTATTCAACTAAAAAAAATTTAAAAAGGGGCTTTTTAAAGTCTCTTTTATTTTTAAATTTACATCAATATTTAATTTGATATATTCCTTGTAAAAAGGATATTGTAAAAAACCTCTCATGAACTACAAGCTTGAACTTCGCACACCAGATTCTCAACCTAAACTAATTTTCCATGCTATTACTTTTGATGCATTCAAAGTAAATATTGTGGAGAGATATGGTGGCGTAAAACCAATATTATGCGATGTTTTATTCAGAGTAAGAACTCTAGATGATCAGATTATCAAAAGAAAAGACGGGCACGTAAAAATCAGAATTAAAGATGAAGAGCTTGAAACGTATCTGAGATTAATAAAAGTTTTTAAATCTTACGATTATAAAAACCGACTCATCAGCAGAAGAGATGCCGAGCAAGATTTCGTACATTTCATTTTGAGAATGGTTATTATCAATTACGAAATGAACTAATTTATACAAAGACAACTATATTATTTCGTTGTCTTTTTTTATTTTAAATACTTGGGATAAAGCTTAAAGTAAATACTTCAATTTCTTATTAAGATAGACCAAACCAAGGCTTACAGGAATTAAAATTGCTAAAAAAATCAAGATTTTGAAAGACTCAATTTCTTCGTAAAAATCAGATTTCATAATTAGCGGATGTACAACATATATTGCTGTAGAAAAACTGGCTAAAATTTTTGAGGTAGTTTTAATGTATATTTTCTGACAATACAAAAACAGCAACGGGCTCGCAAAAATCAATGAAAATAATATATCTGTGCTTTCGCTACTGATATATTTATAATTGAAAAAAGATTCAACAATTACACATAAAATTGATAAAATCACCAACAGAGACGAGTTTTTATATGTTGAAAGATCAATTTGGTGTTTGTTAATCAAAAAACCAATCGTTAAAAACGGGAAGCATACAAAAAGAAAATTCCGGTAAAGCAGATAATCATTCAAAAGTGAATCTGATTCAGCGTTTAAATAATGTAGATTTCCTAAAACCTGAACAATATAGCCGAGAAAGAATAAAAACATCGCCAAAGCAATCAATATTCGTGAGTTTTGGTTTCTGAGAAAATAGAGAATCAGTCCTGAAAAACAGGTTCCTATTAAATACCATAAATGATGATATCCGAAAACGATTGTTAGTAAAATTTCATCATTATCTTTCCAGTAAGAAATATAAATCAACATCCAGATTGCGTACAACAGAAACGTTCTGAAAAGCCATTTCCTGAGTTTTTTTGCAGTGTCAATATGGAAGAAATAAAATCCGGTAATGACTAAAAAAACGGGAACTGCAAGTCTAAAAAGGCCGTTTACCAAAATATAGCTCAATAAAGGATAGGTTTCTTTCAAAAAATTCATGTGCAGAAACACGACAAAAAAAGCCAGTATGATTTTTAAAACATCAATTGATAAATTTCTACCCATAATTAAATAAAATCAAACCGTTTTTGAAGATTCATACTTTTGCAAAAGTAAATATTTAAAATTGATTATTAAGGCAAATAATTCTTCTGCTCATTTTAGCAATAAATAGAAAAAAGCATAATAATTCATATTATTTAGATATATTTGAAAGTATTTTATTTGTAAATAATTATGAGATTTAAATATAATGCCCTACTCTTTTTCAACACATTTTTTATAATTTTCACACAAGCACAACAGCTTAAAAACGGAAATTTCACAGAAAAAATTGACGGTATCAACATCAGTTATACCATTAAAGGAAACGGTCCGGTAATGCTTGTTGGACATCCGAATTCAGGAAAAACAGGCTATGAATTAACTTTACAACCATTAGAAAAGCAATTCACTCTGGTTTATTATGATTCACGCGGAACCGGAAAATCTGATGCTCCAACTAAAATAGAAGATTACAGTCTTGAAAAAAGTGTTGTGGAAATTGAAGAATTAAGAAAGAGACTCAATGCCGATAAGATTTGGTTTTTTGCCCATTCTGATCAAAGCGGAATTGCCATGCTTTATAGTTTAAAATACCCGAATCATGTTGAAGGGATGATCTTGACAGGAACTTCTTTAGTTGCATCACCGGAAGATGTGTACAACCGAAGAAAAGAATCGGAAAACAAAAGAATAAAAGAATCTGAATGGTTTTCGCAAGTCGTAAAAGACTGGGATTACATGTATACCAACAAAACTGAAAAAGCTCCTGATGGAAGAGATTTATCTGAAGCTCCCCTGAAATGGTGGTGTTATGATGAAGAATCTTCACAACAAGTAATTCCGATTATGAAAGAAATCTCAAAAGCAGGAAGAAGAAAACCAATGAACGGACAAATGCCTCAAACTGAAAAAATGCTGGAATATTACTATAATCAACAGAAAAAATTCTCGCAGATCAAAACAAAAACTTTGATTCTCAATGGCAAAGCAGACACCAATAATTTACCTGAATTTGCCGAACAACTTCACAAAACATTACCCAATTCTAAATTGGTTTTCGTAGAAAAAGCAGGGCATTTTCCCTGGGTAGAAAACGCTTCGCAAAGTTTTTCTGAAATAGAAAAATGGTTGAAGGAGGTAAACTTTAGATAAAATAAAAATCCTGCTCAAAAAGATTGAAGCAGGATTTTTTTATTAAGATCTAACAATTATTTCTTTGTTGCTAATGTATAAATTTTCTTTCCTCCGGTAATTAAAAACAGGGCAATCAATCCGCCTGCTAAACCAAAAAGAACCTGTTTTAGCATTTCACTCCAAGTTGGTAATGCATGATGTAGATAATCAATATTATGATCAAAAATTCCACCTGCAACCAAGATCAACGCGATAGTTCCGATGATTCCCAAAGCTTTAATAACCCAAGGAAGTGCTTTTACAAGCAAATGTCCTAATTTACCAAAAAAGCCTTTGTCATTACTTTTTTTAATTAATTTAAAACCTGCATCATCCATTCTTACGATCAAAGCCACAATTCCGTAAACACCAACAGTTGCAATAATCGAAACGATAGAAACCGTAACAATTTCTACAAGAAACGGATCAAATTGCGATTTAAGTGCATGATAACCATCTTTTGCAGCAGCCAATGCGATAATAACAATCTCAAGAGACAAAATAAAATCAGTGGTAACTGCAGATTTCACTTTAGCTTTTTCTACCGCCTCACCGTCTTCTTCAACATCCTGGGCTTCTTCGATTACTTCGTGTCCTTTTTTCTCTCTGTGAAATAAAAATTCGACAATTTTTTCGACACCTTCATAGGCTAAATAAAATCCACCAATAATTAAAATAATTTTAATTGCAGGCGAATACAGCCACTCCAGAAGGAAAACAAAAGGAACAATAATCAGTTTATTGATAAATGAGCCTTTCATAATTTTCATCAATACGGGAATTTCCCTTGAAGAAAGGAAACCTGTAGCTTTTTCTGCGTTTACCGCTAAATCGTCGCCCAAGATACCTGCTGTTTTTTGGGTTGCAATTTTACTTGTTACAGCAACATCATCCATCAAAGCAGCGATATCATCTAAAATCGCAAAAAAACCAGACGCCATAGTATTTTAATATTTTTTTAATAAGTGTTAAGTCTTACAAAAATATAGATTTTAATTGGTTTTAGAGAATTTTTAAATCTCATTTGTCTGAATAATTTTTCAGATTAAAATTTAAACAGTCAGAATATTTTATTGCTTTTGAAGTTGTTTTTCTTCCGAGGTTTCTCCGTCATCGCTTCGTCATCTCTCCGTCTCAATTATTATTTGAAATTTTAGGGTAAAAAAATTAAACAGATACTAAAAATCATAGGTATTGATAACCATTGAAATCAAATTCTCCTTACCTTTACTTTATGAAAAAGCTGATTCTCAATTACCATTTCTTTGTTTTAGGATTAATTGCTTTGGTATTAAATTCATGCAATTCTAAATTCAGAGTTTGGGTGGGAAAAGACAGTCAGAAAA
Above is a genomic segment from Chryseobacterium mulctrae containing:
- the proS gene encoding proline--tRNA ligase; amino-acid sequence: MAKLTSRSEDYSKWYNELVVKADLAENSGVRGSMVIKPYGYAIWEKMRDEMDKKFKETGHVNAYFPLFVPKSLFEAEEKNAEGFAKECAVVTHYRLKNDPDNPGKLIVDPEAKLEEELIVRPTSEAIIWNTYKGWIQSYRDLPILINQWANVVRWEMRTRLFLRTSEFLWQEGHTAHATKDEAVEEAEKMNKVYADFAENFMAMPVVQGLKTPSERFAGADETYCIEALMQDGKALQAGTSHFLGQNFAKAFDVKFTNKEGKIEHAWATSWGTSTRLMGALIMTHSDDLGLVLPPTLAPIQVVIVPIFKGEEQLNQISEVALEIQNKLKLKGISVKFDNDTQNKPGWKFAEYELKGVPLRIAMGPRDLENKSVEIARRDNLTKETRPLEGLDSYIEDLLKTIQQDMYTKAYEFRKNNFTKVDSYDEFKKVLEEKPGFIYAHWDGTVEEEEQIKEETKATIRCIPLDDDIEEGVSLISGKPSKRRVLFAKAY
- a CDS encoding OmpA family protein, whose product is MSLNIIDLIKGQLGSALISQAASQLGESEAGISKAVSGLLPVIVGGLANNSDNPAVLDSVSNASSQGVLGNLLDTASNNSMISGLLSSIFGDKLSGIINTIATYAGISNNSSSSLLNLVTGATVGSVGKYAAENNLDKSGISSLLNDQKGVVSTLLPAGLSLASLNVGDWAKGYKFDNDNDTIASTPHEEPKVEVTRSVSDGGTFPNNPTPSEGGSIWKWLLPLLLLIAASYFLWKQCNKKETTTTTTVSGDSLNTVNDTMSTQNDTTTMTTAKVDEDIDLNGMALKGYKGGLEDQMITFLKSDGYKNAANDEALKDKWYDFDHVNFKIGSANALEAGSEGQLQNLVAILKAYPDAKIKIGGYTDKTGDEAKNKKLSSDRAHFIKDWLGKQGVGAQVIAADGYGSEFAKVDASASNEERAVDRKMSVRFAK
- a CDS encoding Nramp family divalent metal transporter; protein product: MTEFNMKNAWRKDKTSHSLPEVFSSISIPKKSGFWRKYLAFAGPGLMVAVGYMDPGNWATDIAGGSQFGYTLLSVILISNIFAMILQHLSVKLGVVAERDLAQACRDHFKPTTNFILWVFCEIAIAACDLAEVIGSAIALNLLFGIPLTWGIVITTIDVLIILLLQAKGFRWIESIVAGLMFIILVCFGYEIIISKPEINAILGGLIPQKEIITNPAMLYIGIGILGATVMPHNLYLHSSIVQTRDYTRDREGKKEAIKFATLDSTVSLLLAFFINAAILILAAATFHTTGNEHVADIHDAYKMLTPILGASMASIAFAIALLASGQNSTLTGTLAGQIVMEGFLNIRLKPWLRRLITRLIAVIPALIVTIIYGEHGTTDLLVLSQVILSMQLSFAVVPLVIFTNDKAKMGEFVNKPFLKICVWFISVVIIILNLYLLYQTFFGE
- a CDS encoding nucleotide exchange factor GrpE, producing the protein MENQDINEENINNQEENITQTEETVEENVTEMPTAEELLAVEKDRYIRLYAEFENYKKRTSKEKMEFFTYANQEMMVSMLGILDDFERALKEIAKNGNEADLQGVELIYNKFKNKLTEKGLKVMEVRAGDSFNVDFHEAITQIPAPSEDLKGKIVDVIETGYTLGDKVIRFAKVVTGN
- the dnaJ gene encoding molecular chaperone DnaJ, translated to MSKRDYYEVLEVSKSASADEIKKAYRKMAIKYHPDKNPGDKDAEDKFKEAAEAYEVLSDDNKKARYDQYGHAGVGGAGGFGGGGFGGGMNMEDIFSQFGDIFGGGGFGGFGGGGGRQQVKGSNLRIRIKLNLEEMVNGTQKTLKVKKMKMAEGATSKTCPTCNGAGVQMKVMNTMFGQMQTQTTCGTCQGIGKVADKIPAGANAQGLIKDEEEITINIPAGARDGIQLNVRGKGNDAPFGGIPGDLLVIVEEEVDNTIKREGDNLHQELYVSFAEAALGTKKEIPTVGGKVKITVDPGTQSGKILRLAGKGLPSIDSYGKGDMFIHINVWTPQKLTKDQKDFFEKQMSSGEMVAEPSGKEKTFFDKVKDLFN
- a CDS encoding prevent-host-death protein encodes the protein MNYKLELRTPDSQPKLIFHAITFDAFKVNIVERYGGVKPILCDVLFRVRTLDDQIIKRKDGHVKIRIKDEELETYLRLIKVFKSYDYKNRLISRRDAEQDFVHFILRMVIINYEMN
- a CDS encoding acyltransferase family protein; translation: MGRNLSIDVLKIILAFFVVFLHMNFLKETYPLLSYILVNGLFRLAVPVFLVITGFYFFHIDTAKKLRKWLFRTFLLYAIWMLIYISYWKDNDEILLTIVFGYHHLWYLIGTCFSGLILYFLRNQNSRILIALAMFLFFLGYIVQVLGNLHYLNAESDSLLNDYLLYRNFLFVCFPFLTIGFLINKHQIDLSTYKNSSLLVILSILCVIVESFFNYKYISSESTDILFSLIFASPLLFLYCQKIYIKTTSKILASFSTAIYVVHPLIMKSDFYEEIESFKILIFLAILIPVSLGLVYLNKKLKYLL
- a CDS encoding alpha/beta fold hydrolase, giving the protein MRFKYNALLFFNTFFIIFTQAQQLKNGNFTEKIDGINISYTIKGNGPVMLVGHPNSGKTGYELTLQPLEKQFTLVYYDSRGTGKSDAPTKIEDYSLEKSVVEIEELRKRLNADKIWFFAHSDQSGIAMLYSLKYPNHVEGMILTGTSLVASPEDVYNRRKESENKRIKESEWFSQVVKDWDYMYTNKTEKAPDGRDLSEAPLKWWCYDEESSQQVIPIMKEISKAGRRKPMNGQMPQTEKMLEYYYNQQKKFSQIKTKTLILNGKADTNNLPEFAEQLHKTLPNSKLVFVEKAGHFPWVENASQSFSEIEKWLKEVNFR
- a CDS encoding DUF808 family protein, coding for MASGFFAILDDIAALMDDVAVTSKIATQKTAGILGDDLAVNAEKATGFLSSREIPVLMKIMKGSFINKLIIVPFVFLLEWLYSPAIKIILIIGGFYLAYEGVEKIVEFLFHREKKGHEVIEEAQDVEEDGEAVEKAKVKSAVTTDFILSLEIVIIALAAAKDGYHALKSQFDPFLVEIVTVSIVSIIATVGVYGIVALIVRMDDAGFKLIKKSNDKGFFGKLGHLLVKALPWVIKALGIIGTIALILVAGGIFDHNIDYLHHALPTWSEMLKQVLFGLAGGLIALFLITGGKKIYTLATKK